TCGCGCTCGCGGCACCGTCCACGCTGGACGTGGCCACGACGATCAGCTGATCCGCGAGGGCCAGCACGCCGCCCATGGCACTGTGGAGCAGCCCGGTTCCGGAGTCCGTGAGGATGATCGGGTAGTGCTGCCCGAGGCAGCCGACGACCTGGCGGTAGTCCTCGTCGTTGAACGAGGTGGAGAGGGCGGGGTCCACGTCGTTGGCCAGAACCTCCAGCCCGCTCGGGGACTGGGACGTGTAGCGCCGCACCGCCATGTAGTTGGGCAGGTTCGGGAGGTCGGCGACCAGGTCACGGATGGTCGCGTTCGTCTCCCGGCGTACCCGGCGGCTGAGCGTGCCGGCATCCGGGTTCGCGTCGATCGCCACGACCCGGTCCTGCCGCTCGGAGGCGAGCGTCGCGCCCAGGGCCGTCGTGGTGGTGGTCTTGCCGACTCCGCCCTTCAGGCTGATGACGGCGATCTTGTAGCAGTCCATCACCGGGGTGTGGAGTACGGCGAGCTTCTGCTGCCGCACACGCTCGGCGTTCCTTCCTCCGATGCGCAGCTTCTTCAGACTGCCGCGGACACCGGCCTTGTTACGCAGGAGGCGGTCGGACGAGAGCTCGACCGACGAGCTGTGGCCCAGCGCACTGCCGTGTCCGGGGAGCCCGAGCGCGGCGGGGGCATAGGACGGAGCGGCCCGGTGGCTGATCGGCGGACCGTCGGAGAACCGTGAAGGCTGCGTCGCTCCGGTGTAGGGGCGCGACAGAGGAGCCGCACCCGGATGAGCGGCACCGGTTCCGCCGGCGGATGGCTGCACGGCGAACTCACCTGGCGTCAGCGCGTCGGCGGACCGTGCCAGCGGCCGGGATTCCCGCACGGCGGAGGCATGTGGCTCGCCCGCCCCGTACCGATCCGGAGGCGTGTGGCCTCCGAGGTCGTCCGCTCGGCCTTCCTCCCCCTCAGGAGCGGGGCTTCCAGCGCTGATGTCACGGTCATTAATCATACTGTTCATTCCTTTCGATGATCCTGAAGAGCTCATGGGAACGGCCCCGGCGCGTCGGCGGCGGGATGGTTCGACGATCGATCTACCTTGTGGTTCCGGTTGACGAGACGCTTCTTCGCGCGGGCGGCTCTCGATATCGGACGCAGACAGTTGTGGCCGGCCGGCGGGAAGGCATTTCTGGATTTCGGCACCCGGATCCTCCGGTGCGGCGGCACCGGACGCGGGGCCGCCTGAGAGCCGCAGGCCTTGCGGACGGGCCGGGGTCAGATGCCTGGAGGGAAGGAGCTCAGGAGCGTCGGCCCCTTTGGTCCCGAGGTCTTTCACGCCTCGAAGGCGCGAGGATTCGGCGCCCGGACGGAGGCGTCCTCGGACCAGCATGCCGTTGGCGTCGATCGACAGTTCATGCTCCATGAACTGCTCGACGGTCAGCACTTGCTTCTGTCTCTGCGCGGAGCGCGGCGGTTGCCTCCAGGTCATGGCCTGCCCGTGTCCGCCCCATTCGCGCACGGACAGTGCGCGGTGTTCGGCGGCGTCCATGGCCCGTTTGACGTCCGGCGGGATCTCGATGCGACTGCGGACCCGGTACCGCCCGGTCGCCAGGTCGTCCGCGCACTGCAACTGCACCTTCAGCGGACCCATGAAGGTGTAGTGCTGCGACTCGGCGTACTCGCGTACCTTCTCGACCAGTTCCTCGCCGAGCACCACCAGGCACGCGCTGTGCAGGGCGTGATCGTCGGTGTTGAGTTCGATGACGAAACCGTTGGGGACGACGGTGCGTTCGTGACTCCAGATCCTGGCGTTGACATCGCACTCGCGCCGGAGCGCGCCGACGAACTCCAGGGGCTGGACCGCAGACTTGAAGGCTTTGGCGAAAGCGCCGTTGACCCATGCCTCGAAGCGCTGCTCCAGCTTGTTCAGCGTTCCCACTGTCAGCCTTCCAGTACGGATCGCCCTCCATTCGAGCGAATGTGCGTTCACTGACTGGATCCTTTTTAGCCAGATTTGAGACGTTGCTGCGCTGTGTCGCCGCGATTCACTCGATCGTCTCCGCAGTAGCCCGCTTCGGCCGATTCCGAGCCCCGGGGCCGGCGTGAAATCCGCGCGTGACCAGGCTGTACCGGTGGTGACGGGGGAGACGGTGGCAGCCTCCTGACCTGGCCTTTTTCAGTGTCCGTCGTGCCCTCCGGCAGGGCGGGGCCGGAACGGTCGTCATCGGACCGGCCGGTAGGGCGGCGGCAGGTCGTTCCTTTTCGGCCCGTGCGACCTGCCGGTCGCCTGTGCAGATCCTTCTCGTGTCAGGCGGGGTCGTCGCCTTTCGTCGTGCCTGAGCCGGGCGGGACCGCCGCCCTTCTTCACGCCGCCCGCAGGTCACCGCACCGCGAGGGCCTCCTGCCCGGGTGAGGAGATGCCGGTTGTCAGGCCGGCTGCCAGACCTGGGTGAGCGCCGACGTGGTGAGTACGTCCTCGGGGCTGCCCCGTCCCGCCAGGTGGCCGTCGCGCAGCAGGAGGCATGCGTCCGCCGAGCGTGCCGCCTCCAGGTCGTGTGTCGCGTGGACGACCGTCACGCCGTCGGTGACCAGGTCGGCGAGAACCGTCGTGATCCGGACCCTTGCTTCCGGATCGAGCCCCGTGGTCGGTTCGTCCAGGAGCAACAGATCCGACTCCTGCGCCAATCCCTGCGCGATCAGAGCCCGTTGACGCTGTCCTCCCGACAGTTCGCCGAGCTGCCGGGCGGCGAGATCTCCTATGCCCAGTCGGTCGAGTGCGGCGTCGACCGTCGCGTGGTCCCGCCGGGTGAGCCGGCGCCACAGGCCGCGCTCGCCCCAGCGTCCCATCTCCACGGTCTGCCGGACGGTCAGCGGCAGGGTGTCGCCGACGGCGCCGCGTTGCGGGACGAAGGCCGGTGGCCGGGAGCCTCCGTGACGTACGTGCCCCGATGTCGGCTCGATCACACCGGCCATCACGCCGAGCAGCGTCGACTTCCCGCTGCCGTTCGGACCGACGAGTGCCGTCGTGGCCAAGGCCGGTATGGATGCGCTGAGTTCATGGAGGACGGGCCGGCCCGGATAGCCGGCGCACAGCCCTGTGAAGTGCACGCGTGCCGTCCGGTCCAGCGGGGTGGGGGATGAAGGGCGATGTTTGTTGAACATGATTTTCATTGTAGTGTCACGGCATGGAATGGTTGACGGCACCGTTCGAGGTGACCTTCGTGCAGCGCGCCCTGTGGGGCGGAATTCTGGTGTCCGCCATATGTGCGCTGGCCGGGACATGGGTGGTGCTCCGCGGCATGGCCTTCCTCGGGGACGCCATGTCCCACGGGCTGTTGCCGGGAGTCGCGCTGGCCGCCCTGTTCGGCGGGAACCTGCTCGTCGGTGCGGTGGCGAGCGCCGTGGTGATGACGGCGGGTGTGACCGTGCTCGGCCGGACTCCGAGGATCTCCCAGGACACCGGGATCGGCCTGTTGTTCGTCGGCATGCTCTCGCTCGGCGTCATCATCGTGTCGCGCTCGCAGTCCTTCGCCGTCGATCTGACCGGCTTCCTGTTCGGTGACGTGCTCGCTGTCCGGGAGCAGGACCTGTTCCTGCTGGGGGTGGCTCTGCTGGTGGCGCTCACCGTTTCGGTCCTCGGCCACCGAGCCTTCCTCGCCCTGACGTTCGACCCGCGAAAGGCCCGGACCCTAGGACTGCGTCCACGTCTCGCACACGCCGTACTGCTCGCGCTCCTGGGCCTCGCGATCGTCGCCTCGTTCCACATCGTGGGGACGCTGCTGGTCCTGGGTCTGCTCATCGCCCCGCCGGCGGCAGCGCTGCCCTGGGCGCACAGCGTGCGCGGGGTCATGCTGCTCGCGGCACTCGTCGGCATGGCCGCCACCTTCGGTGGGCTGCTGCTGTCCTGGCATCTGAGCACCGCCGCCGGCGCGACCGTCGCCGCCCTCGCGGTGAGCCTGTTCTTCCTCTCCCACCTGGCATCCGGCCTGCGCCACCGCCGCACGAGCCCTGCCACCCCCGCCCTCCCGAAAGCCGACTGAAGGAAACCTGTGACGATCGCCCCGACCGTCCGAAGAAACGTCACTCCATGGGCCTCGGCCGCCCTGGCGCTCACCGCGCTGCTCACCACGAGTTGCGCGGGGAAGACCTCCGAGGACCCCGCACCGCGGGAGAGTTCCTCCGCCACCACTCCGCACGGATACGTCGAAGGAGCGAAGGAAGCCGCAGAGCAGCAGTCCCGCCTGCTGCTCAACAACCCCGGCACCGGTGACAGCCGGGTGCTCGACCTCATCACCGGCAAGGTGAGTTCGACCGCTCAGGCGGCGGGCACCGAACAGCTGGACACCGACGGCCGTTTCGGCTACTTCCATACCGCCCAGGGCACACACGTGCTCGACAGCGGGGCGTGGACGGTGGATCACGGCGATCATGTGCACTACTACCGCGCGGCGATACGCGACATCGGTGAACTCTCCGGGGGCCCGGGCACGCAGGTCCGCAGTGACGCCGCCGTCACCGCGGCCACGGACAGGGCCGGCCGGACCGAACTCTACGACCGTACGGAGCTGGAGAAGGGGAGCGTCAGTTCGCTCCGCACACTTCCCGGGCCGCACACCGGCGCCGTCATACCGTACGCGGAGCACCTGCTGGCCCTCACGAAGCGGGACGGAACGGCGAAGGTCTCGGTGTACGACCGCGAGGGCGAGGCTGTCGCGTCACCGGACGCCGAGTGCGAAGACCCACGAGGCGACGCCGTCACCCGACGCGGCGTGGTCCTCGGATGCGCGGACGGCGCCCTGCTCGTAGGCGAGAAGGACGGTGTCTTCACCGCCGAAAGGATCCCCTACGGCCGCGACGTCCCCGCGGCGGAGCGGGCCGCCGCGTTCCGGCATCGACCCGGCAGCGACACCCTCACGGCACCGGCCGGGGACAAGGCCGTCTGGGTCCTGGACGTCACGGAACGTGCATGGAACCGGGTGAGTACCGGGCCCGTGGTCGCGGTCGGCACCGCGGGGGAGGGTTCTTCTCTGCTCGTCCTGGAGGCCGACGGGGCGCTGCACGGCTACGACATCGCCACCGGCGAACAGGCGGCCCGCACCGAGCCGTTGCTGACCGGACCCCAGCGGGCCGGCACCGGCACGAGCCGGCCCTCGATCGAGGTCGACCGCAGCCGCGCCTACGTCAACGACCCCAAAGGCAAACGCGTGTACGAGATCGACTACAACGACGACCTGCGCGTCGCGCGCACCTTCGACGTGGACATCGAACCGCATCTGATGACGGAGACAGGGCGATGACCACCACGACGGCAGGCGCCGGAAAGCGCGCGAGAGTCCGGGTGGCACGGCTGCGCAGCCTGCTTCTGGGCCTGATCGCCCTGACCACAGCAGCTGCGGGAACAGCCTGCACCAACGACGGCGACCAGCCTCGCGTCGTCGTGACGACGAACATCCTCGGCGACATCACGCGCGAGATCGTCGGGGACGAGGCCGAGGTCACCGTCCTGATGAAGCCCGACGCGGACCCGCACTCCTTCGGCCTGTCGGCCGTGCAGGCCGCCGAGTTGGAACGAGCGGACCTCGTGGTCTTCAACGGCCTGGGCCTGGAGGAGAACGTACTGCGTCATGTGGACGCCGCACGCGAGGCCGGGGTGGCCACCTTCGAGGCCGGAAAGGCTGTCGACCCGCTCACCTTCCACGCGAGCGACGACGGAGGCCCGGGGGAGGAGGCGGGGCAACCCGACCCCCACTTCTGGACCGACCCCGACCGGGTACGCAAGGCCTCGGGGCTGATCGCCGACCAGGTGGTCGAGCACGTCGGTGGTGTGGACGAGCACGCGATACGAGCCAACGCCACCCGCTACGACAGGCAACTGACCGATCTCACCGCCTGGATGGAGAAGTCCTTCGACCGGATCCCCGCGGACAAGCGTGCCCTGGTGACCAACCACCACGTCTTCGGCTATCTCGCCGACCGCTTCGGTTTCCGCGTGATCGGAGCGGTCATTCCCAGCGGAACGACCCTCGCCTCCCCCAGCTCGTCCGACCTGCGCACGCTCACCCGGGCCATGGAGGAGGCCGGAGTGCGGACCGTGTTCGCCGACTCCTCCCAGCCCAACAAACTCGCCGAGGTGCTGCGCACGGAACTCGGCGGCCGGGTGAGCGTCGTCGAGCTGTACTCGGAGTCGCTGACCCGGAAGAGCGCCGGTGCCGGCACCTACCTGCAGATGATGCGCGCCAACACCACAGCCATGACCGACGGCCTGACCGGCGGCTGAACACACCCTCCCCACGCGGGAACCGGCCCCACCGGGCCCGCCCCGCATCACCGCCGCGCCCCCGCGGCAAGGAAAGGAAGCAAGACCGATGAACAAGACGATGCGCAACAGATCCCTCACAGGAGCGGCACTCGCCCTGGCGGTGTCCACGGTCCTGACGGCGTGCGGAGGGGAGGACGCCTCCTCGTCCGCCGCGAAGGCGAAGGACGCGCCCAGTACCACGTCGGCCGACCCTGTCGGCAACCCCCTCGTCGCCACCTACGACGGTGGCCTGTACATACTCGACGGTGAGAGCCTCGAACTCGCCAAGACCATCGAGCTGCCCGGCTTCAACCGCGTCAATCCCGCCGGGGACGACGACCACGTCGTCGTCTCCACCGACAGCGGCTTCCGTGTCCTGGACGCCACCGGACAGGCGCTCACCGGCATCGAGTACGAAGGTGCCAAGCCCGGCCATGTCGTCCGTCACGCCGGGAAGACCGTCCTCTTCACCGACGGCACCGGAGAGGTCAACGTCTTTGATCCCGTCGAACTGGGCGAAGGAAAGAAGCCGGCAGGCCGCACCTACACCTCGGCCGAGTCCCACCACGGTGTCGCCATCGAACTGAGCAACGGTGAACTCCTCAGCACCGTGGGCACCGAGGAGAAGCGCACCGGAGCCCTGGTCCTGGACAAGAACGGCAAGGAGACCGCACGCAACGAGAACTGCCCCGGCGTCCACGGTGAAGCGGCGGCCGAGGGAGAGGCGGTCGCCGTCGGCTGTGAGGACGGCGTACTGATCTACAAGGACGGAAACTTCAAGAAGGTCGACGCCCCCGACGACTACGGGCGGATCGGCAACCAGGCCGGCAGCGAGGAGTCCCCGGTTCTCCTCGGCGACTACAAGACCGACCCCGAAGCGGAACTGGAACGACCGACCAGGATCTCCTTGATCGACACCGAGACGGCGAAGATCCGCCTCGTCGACCTGGGAACCAGCTACTCGTTCCGCTCACTCGCCCGTGGCCCGCACGGCGAAGCCCTCGTTCTCGGCACCGACGGATCCATCCACGTCATCGACCCGGACACCGGCAAGGTCGAGAAGAAGGTCCCCGCGGTCGGCAAGTGGCAGGAGCCGCTGGACTGGCAGCAGGCCCGGCCCACCCTCTTCGTCCGCGACCACACCGCGTACGTCTCCGAACCGAACAAGAGCGCCCTGCACGCCATCGACATCGAGAGCGGCAAGAAGCTCGCCTCCGTGACCCTGCCGAAGGGCACCAACGAACTGTCGGGCGTCGTCAAGGGC
The DNA window shown above is from Streptomyces sp. Alt3 and carries:
- a CDS encoding FhaA domain-containing protein, with the protein product MNAHSLEWRAIRTGRLTVGTLNKLEQRFEAWVNGAFAKAFKSAVQPLEFVGALRRECDVNARIWSHERTVVPNGFVIELNTDDHALHSACLVVLGEELVEKVREYAESQHYTFMGPLKVQLQCADDLATGRYRVRSRIEIPPDVKRAMDAAEHRALSVREWGGHGQAMTWRQPPRSAQRQKQVLTVEQFMEHELSIDANGMLVRGRLRPGAESSRLRGVKDLGTKGADAPELLPSRHLTPARPQGLRLSGGPASGAAAPEDPGAEIQKCLPAGRPQLSASDIESRPREEASRQPEPQGRSIVEPSRRRRAGAVPMSSSGSSKGMNSMINDRDISAGSPAPEGEEGRADDLGGHTPPDRYGAGEPHASAVRESRPLARSADALTPGEFAVQPSAGGTGAAHPGAAPLSRPYTGATQPSRFSDGPPISHRAAPSYAPAALGLPGHGSALGHSSSVELSSDRLLRNKAGVRGSLKKLRIGGRNAERVRQQKLAVLHTPVMDCYKIAVISLKGGVGKTTTTTALGATLASERQDRVVAIDANPDAGTLSRRVRRETNATIRDLVADLPNLPNYMAVRRYTSQSPSGLEVLANDVDPALSTSFNDEDYRQVVGCLGQHYPIILTDSGTGLLHSAMGGVLALADQLIVVATSSVDGAASASTTLDWLNAHGYADLVQRSITVVSAPRKTSKIVKLNDVVAHFRARCRGVVVVPFDEHLSAGAEIDLDKMRPQTREAYFNLATLVAADFHRTQHEPAGWPALPHSGYTSASVFSAPVWG
- the aztA gene encoding zinc ABC transporter ATP-binding protein AztA, with translation MKIMFNKHRPSSPTPLDRTARVHFTGLCAGYPGRPVLHELSASIPALATTALVGPNGSGKSTLLGVMAGVIEPTSGHVRHGGSRPPAFVPQRGAVGDTLPLTVRQTVEMGRWGERGLWRRLTRRDHATVDAALDRLGIGDLAARQLGELSGGQRQRALIAQGLAQESDLLLLDEPTTGLDPEARVRITTVLADLVTDGVTVVHATHDLEAARSADACLLLRDGHLAGRGSPEDVLTTSALTQVWQPA
- the aztB gene encoding zinc ABC transporter permease AztB, whose protein sequence is MEWLTAPFEVTFVQRALWGGILVSAICALAGTWVVLRGMAFLGDAMSHGLLPGVALAALFGGNLLVGAVASAVVMTAGVTVLGRTPRISQDTGIGLLFVGMLSLGVIIVSRSQSFAVDLTGFLFGDVLAVREQDLFLLGVALLVALTVSVLGHRAFLALTFDPRKARTLGLRPRLAHAVLLALLGLAIVASFHIVGTLLVLGLLIAPPAAALPWAHSVRGVMLLAALVGMAATFGGLLLSWHLSTAAGATVAALAVSLFFLSHLASGLRHRRTSPATPALPKAD
- the aztC gene encoding zinc ABC transporter substrate-binding protein AztC, which gives rise to MTTTTAGAGKRARVRVARLRSLLLGLIALTTAAAGTACTNDGDQPRVVVTTNILGDITREIVGDEAEVTVLMKPDADPHSFGLSAVQAAELERADLVVFNGLGLEENVLRHVDAAREAGVATFEAGKAVDPLTFHASDDGGPGEEAGQPDPHFWTDPDRVRKASGLIADQVVEHVGGVDEHAIRANATRYDRQLTDLTAWMEKSFDRIPADKRALVTNHHVFGYLADRFGFRVIGAVIPSGTTLASPSSSDLRTLTRAMEEAGVRTVFADSSQPNKLAEVLRTELGGRVSVVELYSESLTRKSAGAGTYLQMMRANTTAMTDGLTGG
- the aztD gene encoding zinc metallochaperone AztD, which encodes MNKTMRNRSLTGAALALAVSTVLTACGGEDASSSAAKAKDAPSTTSADPVGNPLVATYDGGLYILDGESLELAKTIELPGFNRVNPAGDDDHVVVSTDSGFRVLDATGQALTGIEYEGAKPGHVVRHAGKTVLFTDGTGEVNVFDPVELGEGKKPAGRTYTSAESHHGVAIELSNGELLSTVGTEEKRTGALVLDKNGKETARNENCPGVHGEAAAEGEAVAVGCEDGVLIYKDGNFKKVDAPDDYGRIGNQAGSEESPVLLGDYKTDPEAELERPTRISLIDTETAKIRLVDLGTSYSFRSLARGPHGEALVLGTDGSIHVIDPDTGKVEKKVPAVGKWQEPLDWQQARPTLFVRDHTAYVSEPNKSALHAIDIESGKKLASVTLPKGTNELSGVVKGH